The Humulus lupulus chromosome 4, drHumLupu1.1, whole genome shotgun sequence genome has a window encoding:
- the LOC133831611 gene encoding F-box protein At5g39450 — MSLEPYGSTLLAALPDDVFSVVTRSLSPIDICNLALCCRSLHGLVASEKIWLTQCDMVGIVPHHELIQWRNAVSSYKAICRFLFTVRPLMGIWVHQNPELGNVVYVMPGFVSVVGCRIIPQELGPLGIEDGPILWAPVFEIFCDCDGGTAFFLHGRDKGNDYLYPGSVKSIDLHCNVLLLEVEPRQRKNVVKLLQSRSFVHYSDKEVSREVSRSSSGLSRSQRAYSQCDASVAFSRLGFSDRRRLLEVVTGHIDLKVPDPAIGPLFPSMRTDEDSISKDMALLSERRSVLVQKHKLGKTHVDWKSSTQLPSDPTQLELSDIKRTLELSSGLHYSTSEDDGHTQGNKKKTLGKYFRNSLNQILGKSNGGLATSKNGSSSSDNKHAQLSEFLSSGDTIGLTLSASTMKLSSYRAWPNMHDSRFALYKLPLRIPTADEEYAGLWGGTFGWPPGKPTEDKPGKALFFLLLSYEEYEGKRLLIATKILEGTHYVLHPNGSAMFMVNIDDVSPDPFPWDVDADSLPLNVKHAFTGEGIANGYGFRYPGSKPGSLFAFENGHLAFIWKESRSVLTLQRLNLRELLKKGEQVPALPPIANFSYLTKSYSNVFAGFPNSGHSLSSPRQRR, encoded by the exons ATGTCGTTAGAACCTTATGGCTCGACCTTGCTCGCGGCTCTGCCTGATGATGTGTTTTCAGTTGTTACTCGGTCACTCTCGCCGATAGATATATGTAATCTTGCTCTTTGTTGCCGGAGTCTACACGGCCTTGTGGCCTCGGAGAAAATCTGGCTTACTCAGTGTGACATGGTAGGAATTGTGCCGCATCACGAGCTCATTCAATGGCGAAATGCTGTGTCATCTTACAAAGCAATTTGTCGTTTTCTCTTTACTGTTCGACCCTTGATGGGAATTTGGGTTCACCAGAATCCTGAGCTCGGAAATGTTGTTTATGTCATGCCTGGTTTCGTTTCTGTTGTTGGGTGTCGCATAATACCCCAGGAACTTGGTCCACTAGGCATTGAAGATGGCCCTATTTTATGGGCTCCTGTGTTTGAGATTTTTTGTGACTGTGATGGTGGCACAGCGTTTTTCCTTCATGGGAGGGATAAGGGGAATGACTATTTGTATCCTGGTTCGGTTAAGTCTATTGACTTGCATTGCAATGTGCTGTTGCTTGAGGTTGAGCCTAGACAACGTAAAAACGTGGTTAAATTGTTGCAAAGTAGGAGTTTTGTTCATTATTCAGACAAGGAAGTTTCAAGAGAGGTTAGTAGATCAAGTAGTGGACTGTCAAGGTCACAAAGGGCGTATAGTCAGTGTGATGCATCTGTGGCTTTCAGTCGTTTGGGTTTTAGTGATAGAAGAAGGTTGCTTGAGGTTGTTACTGGCCATATTGATCTGAAGGTGCCTGATCCAGCAATTGGGCCACTGTTTCCTTCGATGAGAACTGACGAGGATAGCATTTCTAAAGATATGGCGCTCTTAAGTGAACGAAGATCAGTACTGGTTCAAAAGCATAAACTCGGTAAAACTCACGTTGATTGGAAGTCGAGTACCCAGCTGCCGTCTGATCCAACCCAGTTAGAATTGAGTGATATCAAAAGGACTCTTGAACTATCAAGTGGTCTTCATTATTCTACCAGTGAAGATGATGGCCATACACAAGGCAATAAGAAGAAAACTCTTGGCAAGTATTTTAGGAATAGCCTTAATCAGATCCTTGGGAAGTCTAATGGTGGTCTTGCAACTTCAAAGAATGGTTCTTCAAGCAGTGACAATAAGCATGCCCAGCTTTCTGAATTTCTGAGTTCAGGCGATACAATAGGGCTAACATTAAGTGCCTCTACCATGAAGTTATCTTCTTATAGAGCATGGCCAAATATGCATGACAGTCGGTTTGCCCTTTACAAGTTGCCATTGCGCATTCCAACCGCTGATGAAGAGTATGCAGGTCTTTGGGGAGGAACTTTTGGCTGGCCTCCTGGAAAGCCTACTGAGGACAAGCCTGGGAAGGCTTTGTTCTTTCTTTTGCTTTCATACGAGGAGTACGAAGGAAAGAGGCTGCTCATTGCAACCAAAATATTGGAAGGAACTCATTATGTTTTGCACCCTAATGGCTCGGCAATGTTTATGGTGAACATTGATGATGTTTCACCAGATCCTTTTCCATGGGATGTTGATGCTGATTCACTTCCTCTGAATGTGAAACATGCTTTTACTGGGGAGGGCATTGCAAATGGGTATGGTTTCAGATATCCAGGATCCAAACCTGGTTCTCTCTTTGCATTTGAAAatggtcatcttgccttcattTGGAAGGAGTCCAGGTCTGTCTTAACCCTGCAAAGGCTTAACTTACGGGAGCTTCTAAAAAAAGGTGAACAAGTGCCTGCTCTTCCCCCAATTGCAAACTTTTCATATTTGACCAAGTCTTACTCGAATGTTTTCGCTGGTTTCCCAAATTCCGGACATTCTTTGTCTTCACCAAG GCAAAGACGTTAA